The following proteins come from a genomic window of Chitinivibrionales bacterium:
- a CDS encoding transcriptional repressor, whose translation MKLSSFAKNLEQNASRLLSDRGLKKTKTRLSILNLLLSSKKPLSHQDISHKIPGLDKVTVYRVLSSFLDKNIAHRIETQDHVWHFAVCPCGHTAHCHPHFSCRKCGRIECLSDVKLPVWSRSATGHVVENQEIYLHGLCVQCATR comes from the coding sequence ATGAAGCTTTCTTCCTTTGCCAAAAACCTCGAACAAAACGCGTCCCGACTATTATCCGACCGCGGATTAAAGAAGACGAAGACCCGCCTCTCGATCCTCAACCTGCTGCTGTCCTCCAAAAAGCCCCTGAGCCACCAGGACATCAGCCACAAGATACCGGGCCTTGACAAAGTGACCGTCTATCGCGTGCTGTCGTCGTTTCTCGATAAAAACATCGCCCACCGCATCGAGACGCAGGACCATGTATGGCATTTTGCCGTGTGCCCGTGCGGCCATACGGCGCACTGCCACCCGCATTTCTCCTGCCGCAAGTGCGGCAGGATCGAATGCTTGTCGGATGTAAAGCTGCCGGTCTGGAGCCGCTCCGCAACCGGCCATGTCGTGGAAAACCAGGAAATCTACCTGCACGGCCTGTGCGTGCAATGCGCGACACGGTGA
- a CDS encoding zinc ABC transporter substrate-binding protein yields the protein MKHISLYILGAALLAFCFCVQKRAGRIEKPLVFVSIVPQKYFVDKISGGLDSCLVMVPPGTNAHSYEPRPAQMSLLSKAKAYFAVGLEFEGPWLPKFGALSPALRIVHTDSGVKKIPMEIPDSRGAVRHADQGESGLDPHIWLSPELVKQQVASITIALKSLDTAHAEVYENNSSAFVREIDSLELKLRRILPCDSANQSSNKRAFLVFHPTWGYFARDFCLKQIAIESEGKEPGPRTMKALLDAARQYRIRTVFVQPEFSRKSAEVIAHEIGASVVDADALSYDWPNTLLTVAQRIAGQ from the coding sequence ATGAAGCACATTTCCCTTTATATCCTTGGGGCCGCGTTGCTCGCCTTCTGCTTTTGCGTCCAGAAGCGCGCGGGGCGGATCGAAAAACCCCTGGTATTCGTGAGCATTGTGCCGCAGAAATACTTTGTCGACAAAATCAGCGGCGGCCTGGACAGCTGCCTCGTCATGGTGCCGCCGGGAACCAACGCGCACTCCTACGAGCCGCGGCCGGCGCAGATGTCGCTCTTGTCAAAGGCAAAAGCCTACTTCGCCGTGGGCCTGGAATTCGAAGGGCCGTGGCTGCCGAAGTTCGGCGCGCTCTCCCCGGCGCTCCGCATCGTGCACACCGACAGCGGCGTCAAGAAAATCCCCATGGAAATTCCGGATTCAAGAGGCGCAGTGCGCCACGCCGACCAAGGCGAGAGCGGGCTCGACCCGCACATCTGGCTGTCACCCGAACTTGTCAAACAGCAGGTCGCTTCGATCACCATAGCCCTGAAAAGTCTCGACACCGCGCACGCGGAAGTGTATGAGAATAATTCTTCGGCATTTGTCCGCGAAATAGATTCTCTTGAACTCAAGCTCCGCAGGATACTGCCATGTGATTCGGCAAATCAATCATCAAATAAAAGGGCATTTCTCGTATTTCATCCCACCTGGGGATATTTTGCCAGGGATTTCTGCCTCAAACAGATCGCCATCGAATCCGAGGGAAAGGAGCCGGGCCCGCGCACCATGAAAGCCCTCTTGGACGCGGCGCGGCAGTATCGCATCCGCACCGTGTTCGTGCAGCCGGAATTCTCGCGGAAAAGCGCCGAGGTCATTGCGCACGAAATCGGCGCAAGTGTAGTCGACGCCGATGCGCTTTCCTACGATTGGCCGAACACACTCTTGACCGTTGCGCAAAGGATTGCGGGTCAATGA
- a CDS encoding ABC transporter ATP-binding protein gives MTEKHDAIPALEMTDVSFSYGDEAVLTDVSLVVNRGDFVGIIGPNGGGKTTLLRTALGVITPAAGTVRLLGAAPEKTRMRAGYIPQETSSNKWFPISVTDVTLMGLLSTRRMFSPYTRQDREKAAAILGELKLSHLADKSIGELSGGQRQKVLLARALVSEPQILFLDEPTASIDAMGQDEIYEHLLAKNKAGTTVVLVTHNVGAVSAYIRSVACVNKQLFYHADGVLDEKSVTATFGCPVDLIAHGLPHRVYQAHKH, from the coding sequence ATGACCGAAAAACATGATGCAATTCCCGCCCTCGAGATGACGGACGTTTCGTTCTCCTACGGCGACGAGGCCGTTCTCACAGACGTTTCCCTTGTCGTCAACCGCGGCGATTTCGTGGGCATCATCGGGCCCAACGGCGGCGGAAAGACCACTTTGCTGCGCACCGCACTCGGCGTGATAACGCCCGCGGCCGGGACCGTCCGCCTTCTGGGCGCCGCACCGGAAAAAACACGGATGCGGGCGGGCTACATCCCGCAGGAGACCTCATCGAACAAATGGTTCCCCATTTCCGTGACCGACGTGACGCTCATGGGGCTGCTCTCGACGCGGCGCATGTTTAGCCCCTACACGCGGCAGGACCGTGAAAAGGCCGCCGCCATTCTCGGCGAGCTCAAGCTTTCCCATCTTGCCGATAAGAGCATCGGCGAGCTTTCGGGGGGACAGCGGCAAAAGGTGCTGCTCGCGCGCGCGCTCGTGTCGGAGCCGCAGATATTGTTCCTCGACGAGCCCACGGCCTCGATCGACGCCATGGGCCAGGACGAAATCTACGAGCACCTGCTCGCGAAAAACAAGGCCGGCACCACGGTGGTGCTGGTGACGCACAACGTGGGCGCGGTGTCGGCGTACATCAGGTCTGTCGCGTGCGTCAACAAGCAGTTGTTTTACCACGCCGACGGCGTGCTCGACGAGAAGAGCGTGACCGCGACGTTCGGCTGCCCCGTTGACCTCATCGCGCACGGGCTGCCGCACCGGGTGTACCAGGCGCATAAGCATTAA
- a CDS encoding metal ABC transporter permease produces MLDLLHYDFMRNALLAGLLVSVACGVVGSLVVVNRLSSLSGGIAHAAYGGLGLAVFFKWPLLSGAMLFSLAASWVMGYVTAEKKERADTMVGVVWAVGMAFGILMIDLTKGYYADVMSYLFGSILAVPGQSILFMAGLDAAVLAVVALLYKELVALSYDEEFALISGVPVRALYYLILVLIALCVVVLIRVVGLILVIALFTIPASIAELFTRKLGRIMVISCGLGMAFTISGLFLSYYFNLTSGATIILVAGTCYFAALLVARLRKRRPSAIAAPSHGKNQ; encoded by the coding sequence ATGCTGGATTTATTGCATTACGATTTCATGCGAAATGCTTTGCTGGCCGGGCTGCTCGTGAGCGTGGCCTGCGGCGTCGTGGGGAGCCTGGTGGTGGTGAACCGGCTGTCGTCGCTGTCGGGCGGCATCGCGCACGCGGCCTACGGCGGCCTCGGCCTTGCCGTGTTCTTCAAGTGGCCGCTGCTTTCGGGCGCCATGCTCTTTTCGCTCGCCGCGTCGTGGGTCATGGGCTACGTGACGGCGGAGAAAAAGGAGCGCGCCGACACCATGGTGGGCGTGGTGTGGGCCGTGGGCATGGCCTTCGGCATTTTAATGATAGACTTGACAAAAGGGTATTATGCCGACGTCATGAGCTACCTGTTCGGCAGCATCCTGGCGGTGCCGGGGCAGAGCATCCTCTTCATGGCCGGCCTCGACGCCGCGGTCCTCGCGGTGGTCGCGCTGCTGTACAAGGAGCTCGTGGCGCTTTCGTACGACGAGGAGTTCGCCCTGATCAGCGGCGTGCCGGTACGGGCGCTGTATTATCTGATACTGGTGCTCATCGCGCTCTGCGTGGTGGTGCTCATCCGCGTGGTGGGGCTCATCCTGGTGATCGCGCTGTTCACCATCCCCGCGTCCATTGCCGAGCTTTTCACCCGGAAGCTCGGCCGCATCATGGTCATCTCGTGCGGCCTCGGCATGGCGTTCACCATTTCCGGGCTTTTTCTTTCGTATTATTTCAACCTGACCTCGGGAGCGACCATCATTCTCGTGGCGGGGACCTGTTACTTTGCGGCACTCTTGGTCGCGCGGCTGCGCAAGAGGCGCCCGTCCGCAATTGCCGCGCCTTCCCACGGGAAGAATCAATGA
- a CDS encoding CinA family protein, translating to MKRLSVTLLVKKLYRICKEKGLSLSIAESCTGGMVGAAITAIPGSSDYFKGGVVSYGNEVKHDVLGVSRLVLKNKGAVSAETVRQMAAGVKRLCKTDCAIAVSGIAGPGGGTKQKPVGLVYIGIGLGKKVRGFRYLFKGGRQEIRRQAVYAALQRMIDEVKKSQ from the coding sequence ATGAAGCGCCTCTCCGTCACCCTGCTCGTGAAAAAGCTTTACCGCATCTGTAAAGAAAAGGGGCTCTCGCTTTCCATTGCCGAATCGTGCACCGGCGGCATGGTCGGCGCCGCGATCACGGCAATACCGGGCTCGTCGGATTACTTTAAAGGCGGGGTGGTTTCGTACGGCAACGAAGTGAAGCACGACGTGCTCGGCGTTTCACGGCTCGTTTTAAAAAACAAGGGCGCGGTAAGCGCGGAGACCGTGCGGCAAATGGCGGCGGGCGTGAAGCGGCTCTGCAAAACCGACTGCGCCATCGCGGTGTCGGGCATTGCAGGCCCGGGCGGCGGGACAAAACAAAAGCCCGTAGGGCTTGTTTATATTGGAATAGGGCTGGGGAAAAAGGTGCGGGGATTCAGATATTTATTTAAGGGAGGGCGGCAAGAGATCCGAAGGCAGGCAGTATATGCAGCGTTACAGAGGATGATTGATGAAGTAAAAAAAAGCCAATAA
- a CDS encoding YdcF family protein, which yields MLLFLAKFIQMLIYPVGLAFLCAAAAGIFAVVKKRRTALVLSFASAGVLCFFSTPALTHVLTRSLEARYDPPENFPKVPAIVLLGGCTRPAVPPRDRVEITGAGNRILNAARLFKKGYAPVIIATGGKITFVYDFPSSEAQCMASVLRNDCGIDSASIILEEKAKDTHDHPPNVEKILLARGLTKEIILVTSAMHMHRSVLLFKKRGYVVHPAPTDYREDKAFQFNLFSFIPNAVSLDESTDALHEYYGIVAYWLMGWI from the coding sequence ATGCTCTTGTTTTTGGCGAAATTCATCCAGATGCTCATCTATCCCGTCGGGCTTGCGTTCCTGTGCGCGGCCGCGGCCGGCATTTTCGCCGTTGTAAAAAAAAGAAGAACGGCCCTAGTGCTGTCCTTTGCGTCGGCGGGGGTGTTGTGCTTTTTCTCGACCCCGGCCCTGACGCACGTTCTTACGCGGAGCCTTGAGGCCCGCTACGACCCGCCCGAGAACTTTCCCAAGGTGCCGGCCATCGTGCTGCTGGGCGGGTGCACGCGGCCCGCGGTCCCGCCGCGCGACCGCGTCGAGATCACCGGCGCGGGAAACCGGATCCTCAACGCGGCCCGGCTGTTTAAAAAAGGATACGCGCCGGTCATTATCGCCACGGGCGGCAAGATAACGTTTGTGTACGACTTCCCCAGTTCCGAGGCGCAGTGCATGGCGAGCGTGCTGCGCAACGACTGCGGCATTGATTCGGCGAGCATCATCCTGGAGGAAAAGGCGAAGGACACGCACGACCACCCGCCGAACGTGGAGAAAATATTGCTTGCGCGTGGATTGACAAAGGAGATAATCCTGGTGACCAGCGCCATGCACATGCACCGTTCGGTGCTGCTGTTCAAGAAGCGGGGCTACGTGGTGCATCCGGCGCCCACCGATTACCGCGAAGACAAGGCGTTCCAGTTCAACCTGTTTTCGTTCATTCCCAACGCCGTTTCGCTCGACGAATCGACCGACGCGCTGCACGAATATTACGGGATCGTCGCGTATTGGCTGATGGGGTGGATCTAA
- a CDS encoding nucleoside-diphosphate sugar epimerase/dehydratase gives MAFSLYRPLIKYRLGIIILMHAAFAAAALTVSFLLRFDFTLGGQKYYPSFLLSLPVNVVIVLVFSGVFNLYQGIWRYVSVDDLIDIVKASALSSLVFMFVIVLSGRFHGYPRSIYILNFAIFIFLNGGTRVLIRIFRESFVPQVENVRNVLIVGAGSAGNEIAKTLKSAKRKEYELYGFIDRDPALVGRRIAGLKVLGDLGSVRQHIKKFRIHEIFIAIPEATNKQVEEIIAASKVPDWEVKFKIVPSMLDIMSGKFQLNQIRDVSINDLLSRPNITLDDAHVRRQLAAKTVLITGAGGSIGSELSYQVAAYRPSRLILLDSAEQNAYDLDQDLKKRHPDVVVNTVVGNMLDAGFMDLLMRRYPVDYIYHAAAYKHVHLMEWNPLAALKNNVLGTAMLASLSERHGVKQFVMISTDKAVNPRGIMGVSKRLAERVVLERHKSGTLFNVVRFGNVLGSSGSVIPLFQKQIREGGPVTVTSPETRRFFMSIPEAVQLVLQASTLNEAKAIFMLEMGEPIKIVDLAKNLIELSGLKVGEDIEIVFTGMRPGEKIEEELLTESENLARTRFDKVRLQRNENFDPDRIEKFVHDLRSHVELGNIKKIYDDMRELIPEMAGPDFDELMRNMFA, from the coding sequence ATGGCCTTTTCCCTTTATCGTCCCCTCATCAAGTACCGCCTGGGCATCATCATCCTGATGCACGCGGCGTTCGCCGCCGCGGCGCTCACCGTTTCGTTTTTGCTCCGCTTCGATTTCACCCTCGGCGGCCAGAAATACTATCCCTCGTTCCTGCTGTCGCTTCCGGTCAACGTCGTGATCGTGCTCGTCTTTTCCGGCGTGTTCAACCTGTACCAGGGCATCTGGCGGTACGTGAGCGTCGACGACCTCATCGACATCGTGAAGGCCTCGGCCCTGTCGTCGCTCGTGTTCATGTTCGTGATCGTGCTGAGCGGAAGGTTCCACGGGTACCCGCGGTCGATTTACATCCTGAACTTCGCCATTTTCATCTTTCTCAACGGCGGCACGCGCGTCCTCATCCGCATCTTCCGCGAGAGTTTCGTGCCCCAGGTGGAAAACGTGCGCAACGTGCTCATCGTGGGCGCGGGCTCGGCCGGCAACGAGATCGCCAAGACGCTCAAGTCGGCCAAGCGCAAGGAATACGAATTGTACGGCTTCATCGACCGGGACCCGGCGCTGGTCGGCCGCCGCATCGCGGGCCTCAAGGTGCTCGGCGACCTCGGCTCGGTGCGCCAGCACATCAAGAAGTTCCGCATCCACGAAATCTTCATCGCCATCCCCGAGGCCACCAACAAGCAGGTGGAGGAGATCATCGCCGCGTCGAAGGTGCCCGACTGGGAAGTGAAATTCAAGATCGTGCCGTCGATGCTCGACATCATGAGCGGCAAGTTCCAGCTCAACCAGATCCGCGACGTGTCGATCAACGACCTTTTGTCGCGGCCCAATATCACGCTCGACGACGCGCACGTGCGGCGGCAGCTCGCGGCCAAGACCGTGCTCATCACGGGCGCGGGCGGCTCCATCGGCTCGGAGCTGTCGTACCAGGTGGCGGCCTACCGGCCCTCGCGGCTCATTTTGCTTGACTCGGCGGAACAGAACGCCTACGACCTCGACCAGGACCTCAAGAAACGCCATCCCGACGTCGTGGTCAACACCGTGGTGGGCAACATGCTCGACGCCGGGTTCATGGACCTGCTCATGCGGCGCTATCCGGTCGATTACATCTACCACGCCGCGGCCTACAAGCACGTGCACCTCATGGAGTGGAACCCGCTGGCCGCGCTCAAGAACAACGTGCTCGGCACGGCCATGCTCGCCTCGCTCTCCGAGCGCCACGGCGTCAAGCAGTTCGTGATGATCTCCACCGACAAGGCGGTGAACCCGCGCGGCATCATGGGCGTGTCCAAGCGGCTCGCCGAGCGCGTGGTGCTCGAGCGCCACAAGTCGGGGACGCTCTTCAACGTGGTGCGGTTCGGCAACGTGCTCGGCTCAAGCGGCAGCGTGATCCCGCTGTTCCAGAAGCAGATCCGCGAGGGCGGGCCGGTCACGGTGACCAGCCCCGAAACGCGGCGTTTCTTCATGTCGATCCCCGAGGCGGTGCAGCTCGTGCTGCAGGCGTCGACCCTCAACGAGGCGAAGGCCATTTTCATGCTCGAGATGGGCGAGCCGATCAAGATCGTCGACCTGGCGAAAAACCTCATCGAGCTTTCCGGCCTCAAGGTGGGCGAGGACATTGAGATCGTGTTCACCGGCATGCGGCCGGGGGAGAAGATCGAGGAGGAGTTGTTGACCGAATCGGAAAACCTGGCGCGCACGCGCTTCGACAAGGTGCGGCTGCAGCGCAACGAGAACTTCGACCCCGACCGCATCGAGAAGTTCGTGCACGACCTGCGGTCGCACGTGGAGCTCGGCAACATCAAGAAGATCTACGACGATATGCGGGAGCTCATTCCCGAAATGGCCGGCCCGGATTTCGACGAATTGATGAGGAACATGTTCGCGTGA
- a CDS encoding DegT/DnrJ/EryC1/StrS family aminotransferase, with translation MKYVNDAFSSGWIAPIGPQVDAFEREFCGATGAGHAAAVSSGTAALHLAMVLSNIGPGDEVACSSFTFAGSAFPIVYQGATPVFIDCEEKSWNMDPRLLEHAIKARRKKGKRIKAAVVVHLYGQSADLDPIIKICRHYDVALIEDAAESLGATYKGKSTGTMGHIGIFSFNGNKIVTTSGGGMLVSRDKRLVERARFFATQARDRAPHYEHSRIGYNYRMSGICAAIGRGQLTVLQKRIERKREIFDYYRNALSAFPGLSFMPEAGYGASNRWLTCLTIDPKKSPAVANHVRLALEKQNIESRPLWKPMHLQPVFRRCPSFTNGISERLFATGLCLPSGTALAESDLARIAKAVAKALVK, from the coding sequence TTGAAGTACGTCAACGACGCCTTCTCCTCCGGCTGGATCGCGCCCATCGGGCCGCAGGTCGACGCGTTCGAAAGGGAATTCTGCGGGGCGACCGGCGCCGGGCACGCGGCGGCGGTGAGCTCGGGCACGGCCGCGCTGCACCTGGCCATGGTGCTTTCAAACATCGGCCCGGGCGACGAGGTGGCGTGTTCGTCATTCACGTTTGCGGGAAGCGCGTTTCCCATCGTGTACCAGGGCGCGACGCCGGTGTTCATCGACTGCGAGGAGAAATCCTGGAACATGGACCCGCGGCTCCTTGAACACGCGATAAAAGCAAGGAGGAAAAAAGGCAAGAGGATCAAGGCGGCGGTCGTGGTGCACCTTTACGGCCAGAGCGCCGACCTCGACCCGATCATAAAAATATGCAGGCACTACGATGTCGCGCTTATCGAGGACGCGGCGGAATCGCTCGGCGCGACCTACAAGGGAAAAAGCACGGGCACCATGGGGCATATCGGAATTTTTTCCTTTAACGGAAACAAGATCGTGACCACGTCGGGCGGCGGCATGCTCGTGTCGCGCGACAAGAGGCTCGTCGAGCGGGCGCGGTTCTTCGCGACCCAGGCGCGCGACAGGGCCCCGCATTACGAGCATTCGCGCATCGGGTACAATTACCGCATGAGCGGCATCTGCGCCGCGATCGGCAGGGGACAGCTGACTGTTTTACAAAAGAGAATAGAACGGAAACGGGAGATTTTCGACTATTACCGCAATGCGCTGTCGGCATTTCCCGGCTTGTCGTTCATGCCCGAGGCGGGCTACGGCGCAAGCAACCGGTGGCTCACCTGCCTCACCATCGATCCAAAAAAATCGCCCGCCGTCGCCAACCATGTCAGGCTCGCGCTCGAGAAACAGAACATCGAAAGCAGGCCGCTGTGGAAGCCCATGCACCTGCAGCCCGTGTTCAGGCGCTGCCCGTCGTTTACGAACGGGATTTCCGAAAGGCTCTTTGCAACCGGGTTGTGCCTGCCGTCGGGCACCGCCCTTGCCGAAAGCGACCTTGCGAGGATTGCAAAAGCCGTTGCCAAGGCGCTGGTGAAATAA
- a CDS encoding sugar transferase produces the protein MSVNNPLKRCFDLVFSLLGLCVLFVPFCAIALVVKMTSRGPVLFRQKRVGRLGEPFDIIKIRTMVTGAEKGGTITAAGDARVTPPGKFLRRSKLDEYPQLWNVLVGKMSFVGPRPDVPGYADRLEGTSRRVLELRPGITGPASLYFKNEEELLASVDDPKHYNDTVIWPKKVALNSAYLEKWSFWRDIGYILITVVPALDKWLRLVEVDK, from the coding sequence ATGAGCGTGAACAATCCCCTCAAGCGCTGCTTCGACCTTGTCTTCTCGCTGCTTGGGCTTTGCGTGCTGTTTGTCCCGTTTTGCGCCATTGCGCTTGTCGTCAAGATGACGTCGAGGGGGCCGGTGCTCTTCAGGCAGAAGCGTGTGGGAAGGCTTGGAGAACCTTTTGATATCATCAAGATACGCACCATGGTTACCGGCGCGGAAAAGGGCGGCACCATAACGGCGGCAGGGGACGCCCGCGTCACGCCGCCGGGAAAATTTCTGCGCCGCTCCAAGCTCGACGAGTATCCGCAATTGTGGAACGTGCTCGTGGGGAAAATGTCGTTCGTGGGGCCGCGGCCCGACGTGCCGGGGTACGCCGACCGCCTCGAGGGAACATCGCGCAGGGTCCTTGAGCTGCGGCCCGGCATCACCGGCCCGGCGTCGCTGTATTTCAAAAACGAGGAGGAGCTCCTCGCCTCGGTTGACGATCCGAAGCACTACAACGACACGGTGATATGGCCGAAGAAGGTGGCATTGAATAGTGCGTACCTTGAAAAATGGAGTTTCTGGAGGGACATAGGATATATTTTGATTACCGTCGTTCCTGCGCTGGATAAGTGGTTGAGGTTAGTGGAAGTTGATAAATAA
- a CDS encoding GNAT family N-acetyltransferase: MENKIIIQQCTPAQVSAVALLHRKCISKGFISNLGRTFLSALYNSINRSPYSKVFVAYDTEQKNPAGFISAAIDTRAMYRHIVLRRGWLFALLLLPNIFRPSVVKKILETLLYPFHAGDNRDKAVQDDSISAELLSIAVDEKYRGQGIGKRLVLKMERYFMHAGVTEYKTVTFSQDVNANAFYRFCGFTRQKTFTHHKNVMSEYVKHLSGAPQ, from the coding sequence ATGGAAAATAAAATTATCATTCAGCAATGCACCCCGGCCCAGGTTTCCGCCGTCGCTTTATTGCACAGGAAATGTATTTCCAAAGGATTCATTTCAAACCTGGGGCGAACATTTCTTTCCGCATTATACAACTCCATCAACAGATCGCCTTATTCAAAAGTGTTTGTCGCCTATGATACAGAACAAAAAAATCCTGCGGGATTTATTTCAGCAGCCATTGACACCCGCGCGATGTACCGGCATATCGTATTGCGCCGCGGCTGGCTTTTCGCATTGCTGCTGCTGCCCAATATATTCAGGCCTTCCGTTGTAAAGAAAATCCTGGAAACGCTTCTGTATCCTTTTCATGCAGGTGACAATAGGGACAAAGCGGTACAGGACGATTCAATTTCCGCGGAGCTCCTTTCAATCGCGGTTGACGAAAAATACCGGGGCCAGGGCATCGGCAAGCGGCTTGTTTTGAAAATGGAACGTTATTTTATGCACGCCGGAGTGACGGAATATAAGACCGTGACGTTTTCGCAGGATGTCAACGCCAATGCATTTTACCGGTTTTGCGGATTTACTCGACAGAAAACATTCACGCATCATAAAAATGTCATGAGCGAATATGTAAAACACCTTTCGGGCGCACCGCAATGA